tttttttcttacgTCTCTTACTATATTACCTGTCATCTCAACATTTTATcagaaatgaaatgaaattagcTTTGTATTTCACATATACTCTACAAAGAAATAGGACAATGTAGCGGGACATTTTTGAGCTATTTGGGAGGATTAAAAAATGTTCTTCTCGCCTAATTTTACAATCGCATCTTAGCTTATAGAACCCAGCCCTTTTATTAccgaaatttgttttttttgcgcAAATACTATACTACATATTTTTTCACTCCCTGTCAGGCTAATTGAATTACTGTGTATGGTGTAAgacttgttaaaaaaaataaactttcacaATATCCTTCACAAGTGCACAATGTTTACTTGATTTGAATGGGAAAGTATTTGAATTCCTAGCCAGTAACTGTAACTTTccctttcttttgtttttatattttttccaaaTTATATAATCTAACAAACCTAAAACCAGTAAATGTAAATGtgtcaattttttgtttaaacttaTCGTTTTGATGTTATGAATATATTtcactttttgtattttttttatagagAACATGCTTGCAATAACCAATCAATTATTGCTGATTCATTTTTGGGTCAATTTCAAAGCGTGGTAGGTTTATCATCTTGCTCAAAACTGTTACGCCTTAGACTATagctttttttagaaaaacaaaatgtttttttcagattttttctttcttcattgAGTGCAATTTCAGACCACTTTCGAATAGAAAATTAAATGTTCTTCTTTATTGATACCTCAAATTAGGTGGTCACAAGCTATGATTAATTGCATCTCGGTATTTAGACCCTTTTGCGACACCAATAGGCCTCTTTCAAGCTCTTAGGGCTAAAGAAATTGGAATTATTGCTGTATCTTGAGGATTTTCATCaggacataatttttttgtaatcgaAGTTATAATTGcttaattaaaatttgtttcggtctattttgtcactttttttgtttttaaaaaatttagactaCTTTCACCTTTTCCAAAGAACTTatctaatttcaaaagaattttcaGTAATTTCAATAATTTATCTACTGAATTTGTTGTTTGCAAATTAGACTTTAAAATTATGTTTGAATAAATTTAGATTTCGTGTGAAAAATGTGCATTTGTTTCGACCACATATGAACCATTTATGATCTTATCCTTACCAATACCACATGCAATGGAGAAACAAATAGGTCAGATTATTACAATTTTTTCGTAATCCATACTATGGAAATATTTGAATTACACGTGTTTACATTCTGCAGTGTTTTTATGTATCAAACACTGAACAGTATGAAAGTATTGGCATgtcatataattatttttttatttagtggtTACGTGGGTTCCAGCTTCAAGTTTCGGCACGTTACCTGGTATGGTTTTAACAACTAGGTAAGCTACATTTGTGATTTGTGTGATAGGAGTTGTTCAACATCTTTTAACCCTATTTCTACTAGACTTTTTTGGGCTGTTTAAGTATAAGGGTGAGGAAAGGATTTTGCCCCctccattattttaaaaaataaataatgctaTAACTTTGAACTTGGCAGGTAAGCAATTGaccgtaaaatatataaaaaaactcttCAATAGTATGAAATAGTATGAAATAAATTGACGATGTTATTGATGTTTAGATATCTTGTAACGGTCAACAAAAATGGATGCATGGCTGACGTCAAGAAAGAATTGATAACCTTGGTGAAGACTGAAGATGagtttttaaatgtaaataatattttatttgctgAAGTTTCAAAGTCAGCTGCTGTCAAAATACTGGTAAGTTTAGATTgaattaaaatcacaaaaacattaGGGGGGGGTTGTAGGACGCAAATATAAGTTTGAATatacaaaaagttatttttgtgataaatgaaaTCTTGGAAACTAGGGCAGTTTTTGCTAttacaaatgttttttgatTGACCAACTTTTCAGTATTTTCAACGTTCCAAAAACATGTCTTGTATTTTTATAAACCTGTGTTGGCagcactttttgttaaaaataaaaaggaatatCTCAGTGCAATTTGTTAATCATACATAGGAAAGCCATGGAAGTTCTTTTCTGTTTCCATATTTCTCTCTGTTGACCCAACTATTAAAGCTGTTTAATCAACAACATACACTATTTTAGAATTAGCACAGTGGTATTTAATTTTCCTGCAACTGGAGCTCTCGTTCTCGGTAACAAAGCCTACAAAAAGTGCTAAAATGTAGTGGCTCTTTTAAGAGATTTACAGTTTACCTTGAAatgtttttgcttatttttttatatcaacatTGTATTCGGGGCTTGTTTTGTAGCAAAATTATATATGAAGTTTTTTATAACTATATAAACATGACAGGTCTAGGGGTTTAGGATTTAATACTGGGCCCAAATGTAAAAAGAACGTGCTTAGATAGGTGATAAATCTCTTAAAAGAGCCTTTCCTTTTTAGTACCTTTTTGTATGCTTTGTTCCTGAAAATGGAGGGTTCAAAGTCCACCACTTGCAGGAAAATTAAATATGGTTGGACTAATTCTAAAAAGGCATTTTGAAGGTGGTCATGTAAAACTAAGAAATAAGGAGTAATGTTCTTAGCATGCAACCATCTTCAGTGTAACTACTTTcaattttaaattatccttaCTTTTTATCTTCTTCTTATGTAGGATGACCGCACCCAGCTTAGTTATTTAAGTAAAACAAAAGATATCTACGCCTTAGAAGTGTTTACAACAAAAGAACTGGACACCCTGCCCAATGCAGATTCTGATGAAAAATGTGGTGCCGTCAGCGCTGAGTCAGCAATAAACAGTGCAAGCTCATGGCATTCGTGCAGCATATGTTTTGATGAGATATATGATGACGAAATGAAGGTCCATGTGACGTGTGGTGGAATGATGTGTGGGTCTTGTTTGCAACACATGGGCGCAAATTTCAGCTGTCCAGTAAGTTAAACTCTTTCTTTTACAATGTTTCATTGCAGCACAATCTCTTCACATTGTCTAAGTTGCGAAGTCATATTTTAATACcctaaaaataaacatcaaCATGATTCTGTTCATACTGAGCAATATATAGAAAGTTTTCTAGGAGACCAGGATTTGTAAAAACGtttcataacaattttttgCATCTATCAGTCAAGCAGGCTTGTCTTTCCTTTCAATCAGTGTTTACTGATGATGTACTTTTGGAAAGTTCTGCAATGTTGTGTCTTCCTAACTAGATGTCCCAgcccaaataaataaatacttggaGTGCAAAAGAGATACAATTGGTGGCAGACGTGAATAATTTTAAGACCCTAAGAGTTTATTCAGTATTCCATTTTTATTCTTGCTACAGTTTCTCTAATGATGTCATATATTTTTCAACACTTTATAGATATGCAGTAAATATATATCACAGGAAGATTATACGCCATTGATTGAACCCActgatttaacaaaaaagtaaggAAAACTATTTGTACATATCCATAGTGAAACCTAGTCTATAGTTACATGCAGACAAGATTAAACTCATGGTAGCAAGAAATTTCATACCTGTGTTGGTTGAAGATGTAAATCGTGTGTATAGTGTTTAGACAACTTGAGATTTCATGCAGCGTGAAGATAACAGATTTTTGCATGTATTCCCGATATTATTATTTTCGTGTTGGCATATCATTTTGAAAGTTCGGGGTTTGTCGTAGTATGTAATAAATGATATTTTGTGCAACATTGTAACTTTGGTTTGGTTTTCATACTAATTAATTCCATACCAGTACATGTAACCGGACTCTTAGTTCATACCAGTATTGAATTTCATGCCAGCATGAGTTTCCTGCCGTCTATGTGTAACCATACTATTAGTTCTTGTGTTTGTAATTATTGATCATACCATGTCGTAATGTTTCCCTCAAAAAATTTGCTAGTTTAAATGACAAAGAGCTAAGTCATGCCCTGAGGAAGAGTGTTTTATTGCAAAACGCTCTTGATATAAAAAGAAATAGCATCTGAACAAAAAGATCCATCTTAAATATGATAGtgatatcaaaattttgatttctttgtCACTATAAAAATTGCTATTTTTGGCCAAAATTGGTAATATTTCATATCTTCACACACTACTGTTTCCTTACtgcagcctttctaattcaaatTTATTTGTGTCGCCAAAGAATGGCTGacgttttatgttttttgcaGACCTGCTTCCATGACATGTGTAAATGTCAATGATAGCAATTGTCAGATGTTGCACTGCCAATGCTTCTGTTCTTACATGCAATACCCACTTTTGATGTGACTACGTACATTACCCACTTTTGGTGTGGCTACGTACAGTACCCACTTTTGATGTGACTACGTACAGTACCCACTTTTGGAGTGGCTACGTACAGTACCCACTTTTGATGTGGCTACGTACAGTACCCACTTTTGATGTGGCTACGTACAGTACCCACTTTTGATGTGACTACGTACAGTACCCACTGTTGATCTATCTACATACAGTACCCACTGTTGATCTGGCAACGTACAGTACCAACTTTTGATGTGGCTACGTACATTACCCACTTTTAACGTATCTACGTACATTACCCACTGTTGATCTATCTACATACAGTACCCACTGTTGACGTATCTACATACAGTACCCACTGTTGATGTATGTACGTACAGTACCCACTTTTTGTGTGGCTACGTACATTACCCACTGTTGATGTGACTACATACAGTACCCACTGTTGGCGTATCTACGTACAGTACCCACTTTTGATGTGACTACATACAGTACCCACTGTTGACGTATCTACGTACAGTACCCACTTTTGATGTGACTACGTACGTGCCCACTTTTGATGTGACTACGTACAGTACCCACTGTTGATCTATCTACATACAGTACCCACTGTTGATCTGGCAACGTACAGTACCCACTTTTGATGTGGCTACGTACATTACCCACTTTTGACGTATCTACGTACATTACCCACTGTTGATCTATCTACATACAGTACCCACTGTTGACGTATCTACATACAGTACCCACTGTTGATGTATGTACGTACAGTACCCACTTTTTGTGTGGCTACGTACATTACCCACTGTTGATGTGACTACATACAGTACCCACTGTTGACGTATCTACATACAGTACCCACTTTTCCTGTTGCTACGTACAGTACCCACTTTTGGTGTGGCTACGCGCAGTACCAACTGTTGATCTATCTACATACAGTACCCACTGTTGATGTGGCTACGTACAGTACCCACTTTTGATGTGACTACGTACGTACCCACTGTTGATGTGGCTACATACAGTACCCACTGTTGACGTATCTACGTACATTACCTACTTTTAATGTGGCTACGAACAGTACCCACTGTTGACGTATCTACGTACAGTACCCACTGTTGATGTATCTACATACAGTACCCACTTTTGGTGTGATTACGTACAGTACCCACTGTTGATGTATCTACGTACAGTACCCACTGTTGATGTATCTACGTACAGTACCCACTTATATAGTCTTACTATATAATCCTTATTGAACTCTTAAAATAACGGTCTTAAAGTGAAATTTTACTCAATAATTTTCATGCGACGAAAATTGATCAGGATTTTGCATGCATCGCATTTAGTACAATTTATTTTATAGTTTAATACATTCCaaacaaatgaaaaagaaagaaattaattttcaccaattgACAATGTTTTGAACAAACTGACAAATTAGACTTCTATTTAAATCaacttttaaattcttttagtAAAGACACTATCAATACCACTGAAGACGCTGAAGCTATGCCATCTGAAGTATCCGCAGTAAACAGTGCCAGTGCATGGCGTTCATGCAGTATATGTTTGGAAGAAACCTTTGATGAAGAGATCAGAATACACACAATTTGTGGAGGAAGCTTGTGTGTTAGCTGTTTAGGAAAAACAGCTGAGTATCATTACTTTCAAAAGTTTCCTTGTCCTGTGAGTAAAATACTGATTTGCAATCTTTCTGATTTGTATTTGTATTCCAGATAACTTGTATCTATAAGAGATTAATAGAGATCTTAGTTAACGAATATTCGGTTTATCACATGATAACTTAAGATTATTGCGAAAAAAGTATGCAGTAGGTCCAGTTATAGCAAGTTTCTTGTTATCGTTGAGATTGTGGGATTAGATAATGGCGATAAATTTCTAGCAGAAAACACAGAACGATACTAAAGCATCTTGTAGCAACAAAATTTGTCAAAGAAAATAAGAGATTATTTAGCTATGGAATGGAAATGATAAAGGACGTAATATATGCATAATACAATGTATTAAATAGGAATTTTGGCAGAAGTTTTAGTGCAAACGATAAAGTATGAGTTGATGTTCCGAATGGATTaattttaatgtaaaaaaataaatttacaaacaaaagttgtttttttagatttgttCAAAGTACATATCTCCAGAAGAATTTCAGTGTTTGGTGACACCCAGTTCTGTTGGCACCTCGATCAAACGTTTAAGGTGAGGTGTAAATATGAACCCCATGCTTTATACAAGAAATACCGtctgtttgtttacttttacgAATTGAGTCCAATGTTGTTGTTTATGTGGGCTACTGCTCATACTATATAACACATGTAAAAACTGAAATTCAGTGTAGTTATGTTGTAAACATCTGCAAAAGTTGAATGTATTTGCATTTTTTCATGTAAGCACAAACTTTTGCGAATACTAATAGTGAAGCAAATATTTTTCgataaaatcatttaaaaacttatatacaCGCTGATTAGGTTCAAAGTTATATACAATCGCGTCCCTAAAGCTTCTTTGTGTGTTCGCGCGAAAGAAGTAGCTTTTGTGTTGGCCGGTTGAAGTTTAAAATTGTTTGGCTCCGTAAAATCACGAGCTGATGGGTGGGTTGGTTTAATGATTGTTGTTTATATGATTATGTATCGCGGATGGTTATGTGCGTgttgtgtttgttttaaaagtttaagatgtATAAAGATGTATAAACAGCTTTTTCTCTCAACTTTTGTCTCAAACAGCTTTCACATCTTGCACAAGCCTATCACAAGACTCATCATAATACACTCAAAAGTCTACCGATTAACCTCACAAAAATTTTGTGGCTTCTTAGGTAGCTAAattactttcacttttaaactttatataaaattgAGAGCTGAACACCAAAGTAATAAGTTTGTGACCTAGATTTTCTACGTTGTGGTGTAATGTGTTGATGATACTAATATTCAAAAATACGAAACGAAAGTTTCCATGGTAAATGTATGTAGTGAAATAAAATATGATAAAGGATTTAGAAGCGAAATCAATTAGATATAACCAGTAGACAAAACTTTAAGCTATTCCTTTTCGCCATATGTTAACGTCTTTGCTCGTTTACCTTCAAACGTCTTATGGTAAAATCTGGACAGGCAAGGCAATCAGCTCTTTAAAAAATACCTACTATAGGTGGGTATTTGACCGGCCAGTACCAGAGCTACTTCTTTCGTGCGGTAGCTACATATCAGAAAGTGAAACACATAAACCTTCGTGAAAAGACTGGTTGTGTTCCTAAAGTACCTAAGTTTCaagatttttctaatttttaggCAGTCCTTTTATATTGGTGTGTACAGTTCATGGCTTTTATCACTTTGAATTATTTTGTAGGCAGGTTTTGGTACCTATTATGTTCCGCCACGACAATTTAAATGATAACAGCACAACTCGGaaggttgtttttgtttttgttttttttttgtttaaactgaAAGGTTGTTTAGATTATATgccctaatttttattttttctgggGGGGGAGGGGGCGGGGCCGAGGTGTAGCTGCAGAAACCTAACACCCCATCTGTTTATTTTCAATAACTTGCTCTAGATGATGTTTTGAGAAGATGTGGAAAGTTTTAAGTTCTCTTCCTTGACATAATGAAGCCAAGTTAAATAACTATAAattgagaaaataaaaaaatctgttgACGCCATCATTAATTTTTGATGTCAAATCACTTCTATTCTGATCGGTTCAATATTTGTTTTTCCGGAATTTTATGGAGATAGCAACATTGTCTCCCTTTAAAAAGGAGGCCTAAAATACTCCTCTAAAATAGAGTTAAAACAGACACGTTTTGCATACCGCAATTCATAAGTGAGATCTGCCCAACTTTCAATAAGCCTTTTTCACCCCGGTTGCATTCtccttttttttacagtaaccTTTAACCATGGACGAAGAGAGGCAGGGATAAGGGGGATATATGCTCATAGTGTCGCTTAATTATCTTttaagagaaaataaaataatttgtacAAATTAACACAATGACCAACACCTATTAACCGAGAAATAAGATAATTCTTACTCTATCATAACCTTTTTCTTATATTCTAGTTTCTGCTTTTCGGTCATCCAGTTGTCGCCTCTCTTCTTTCTGAAGTGAAAGCATTAAAAGTGTTTGAACTGGTTAATCAAGTCCTGAGCCCTTTGTCTCAATTAACCCTGAAGTTTGATGTCGTAATAACGGATGGATCTGTGAGTTCGGTTtttagcattattttttttttaatagaacaGACAATTTTGAACATGTATTTCGTTTTTTAGGGTCTCTCCTGTGGTCGATGCGAGATGTTTAGTTCCTGCAAAGGATGCTCTGTCACTGAGCATGAAACCTTGATGTTAAAACCCGGCGTTTGTTTGGCTGTGCATTTCCATGACAACATTGAAACTGTTGTTACAATGGTAACTATATTTTTCATTTCAAAACACTTTTTTGGGCTGTAAAACTTTAACAGAACCTAAGACTAAAAGTTGAAGCAACAAATAACAGGTAACCAAGCTAAGTCTTAGAAGAAAGATGTTACTTACTGAAGTTACGTTTCTTACCGTCAACAGTTGGCGGAAATACTAACAAGCCATAACTCGTTACCAGTCAAGTGTGAGATGTCAAAATGAAAGTCCACATTAAGGAGAATTGTATTAGGTTAACGgctgtttaaaaaattactgtCTTTGTAATCACAAACAGGCTTCGTTTTTGCGTCAACGCTGAACTCGAAGTTCATGCTGCTTCCCTTACATAcattaagggaagaaatttttgcgaatgagCGGTACCTAAATAAAACCTTTTACGGAATATATTTTCGCTGATGATGTCGAGTATTCAGTAATTTATATAGAAGCACTACTGTTAGGGTCGTTTTTCGGTCGTCTGCGCCAACGCACGTATTTATTTAACGCATATATTTTCTCCATGGAGGGttattactttctttgtatagatggATCACTGTAAAGACGATAAAACAATGAGCATGAAGAGGGAGAGTGATGTAGTTTCATTAGACGAATGTTTGAAAGCGTTTGGGGAGGTGTAGgtgatctttttttatttaatacctttttctgaatttgatttttaaattatgttcaaAATCACGTAAATTTTTTCAGCCTAATTATTCGTTCCacaagtactttttttgtgacACTTTTACTACGCAGTTTTTTTTACTTGGACTACCGAACTCCGTTTCAAAACGAGACTTTGCAGATTTTGGAATTTTattcacttttttataaaacagtcTCGCGGTAAATCAATGGaattaaattctaaaaaattctattaatgagtttttaagtttttaaa
Above is a window of Hydractinia symbiolongicarpus strain clone_291-10 chromosome 3, HSymV2.1, whole genome shotgun sequence DNA encoding:
- the LOC130636693 gene encoding ubiquitin carboxyl-terminal hydrolase 4-like isoform X1 encodes the protein MNNGEEINVQNISGDESNPSVGSGISDDSGIEDWTDDMAAPIDQEEAVALIQPQEKEEKQNENQKQIVNLSEKEDANNEMECIFPMLPSKYETSKPTRSDVLDENGVKGVCGIYNLGNTCFMNASIQCMIATKALNNLFLKGDIIQNSLDHTNEAATVLLFLERFQQLIHKVLSGKYSLLYPNELHAAIARLHPGFGDYKQHDAQEFLSFLLNILHDFLNRGSVKSQPRKISESLQHRPLSLPEKDFAENLTGEVSKRLKMDNSCQYDIMPMESDADAGVECEESLSKAEKVWREHACNNQSIIADSFLGQFQSVISCEKCAFVSTTYEPFMILSLPIPHAMEKQIVVTWVPASSFGTLPGMVLTTRYLVTVNKNGCMADVKKELITLVKTEDEFLNVNNILFAEVSKSAAVKILDDRTQLSYLSKTKDIYALEVFTTKELDTLPNADSDEKCGAVSAESAINSASSWHSCSICFDEIYDDEMKVHVTCGGMMCGSCLQHMGANFSCPICSKYISQEDYTPLIEPTDLTKNKDTINTTEDAEAMPSEVSAVNSASAWRSCSICLEETFDEEIRIHTICGGSLCVSCLGKTAEYHYFQKFPCPICSKYISPEEFQCLVTPSSVGTSIKRLRQVLVPIMFRHDNLNDNSTTRKFLLFGHPVVASLLSEVKALKVFELVNQVLSPLSQLTLKFDVVITDGSGLSCGRCEMFSSCKGCSVTEHETLMLKPGVCLAVHFHDNIETVVTMMDHCKDDKTMSMKRESDVVSLDECLKAFGEVELLTEDNPWFCPQCQANQISTKSITVTRWPEVLIVHLKRFYFEGSTGCKITCPVDYPLNELNVDVLSCVDNNFESMKSSQVNYDLYAVICHTGSLYGGHYTCFTKYVTCSDTCNGNTEWYYFNDESFEKMEPSEDHRSDSYVLFYQRK
- the LOC130636693 gene encoding ubiquitin carboxyl-terminal hydrolase 4-like isoform X2, encoding MNNGEEINVQNISGDESNPSVGSGISDDSGIEDWTDDMAAPIDQEEAVALIQPQEKEEKQNENQKQIVNLSEKEDANNEMECIFPMLPSKYETSKPTRSDVLDENGVKGVCGIYNLGNTCFMNASIQCMIATKALNNLFLKGDIIQNSLDHTNEAATVLLFLERFQQLIHKVLSGKYSLLYPNELHAAIARLHPGFGDYKQHDAQEFLSFLLNILHDFLNRGSVKSQPRKISESLQHRPLSLPEKDFAENLTGEVSKRLKMDNSCQYDIMPMESDADAGVECEESLSKAEKVWREHACNNQSIIADSFLGQFQSVISCEKCAFVSTTYEPFMILSLPIPHAMEKQIVVTWVPASSFGTLPGMVLTTRYLVTVNKNGCMADVKKELITLVKTEDEFLNVNNILFAEVSKSAAVKILDDRTQLSYLSKTKDIYALEVFTTKELDTLPNADSDEKCGAVSAESAINSASSWHSCSICFDEIYDDEMKVHVTCGGMMCGSCLQHMGANFSCPICSKYISQEDYTPLIEPTDLTKNKDTINTTEDAEAMPSEVSAVNSASAWRSCSICLEETFDEEIRIHTICGGSLCVSCLGKTAEYHYFQKFPCPICSKYISPEEFQCLVTPSSVGTSIKRLRQVLVPIMFRHDNLNDNSTTRKFLLFGHPVVASLLSEVKALKVFELVNQVLSPLSQLTLKFDVVITDGSGLSCGRCEMFSSCKGCSVTEHETLMLKPGVCLAVHFHDNIETVVTMMDHCKDDKTMSMKRESDVVSLDECLKAFGEVELLTEDNPWFCPQCQANQISTKSITVTRWPEVLIVHLKRFYFEGSTGCKITCPVDYPLNELNVDVLSCVDNNFESMKSSQVNYDLYAVICHTGTHFCLNLELKKGI